The Ziziphus jujuba cultivar Dongzao chromosome 1, ASM3175591v1 genome segment cttgtatttttattaaatcaccCCAATTTCATTCCAGCAAGAAGCGTATCGGTTGGGTAATCGAAACTCTGCCATATGATCTTCCTGCTTCCAAAAGGACTAGATTTCCCGAATCGAGAATTTCTGCGCTCGTTTCATTACTTTTTGCTAGTTCTCCATTGTTGACAACATTTGGAATTGTTGTCACATCGGTCATGACCAAGTTACCATCGTATCTTATGCTGAGAACTCCAGTGAAATCCAGGAGTGGAGTTCCTCTGTTTGCAACCCAGACTGGTTTTCTGTTTCTGTCATTCTTGAACCAGATTCCAAGGTACTGAAATCTTAACTTATGTTCAGTAAAGAAGCCTAGCTCGAACATCCCACCAGCAGAAATCAATGTTTCATCGCCTTGCAAAGTCATTCCAGGCGTTAGTTTGTCCAAGGCATGAAGCGAgcaaaaaaaacagaagaatatATGAAAGTGAAGAAAAACTTTGAATGTTTTCATATCAAACTCAAAAAGAAGTCATAAgcaaatacctttttttttttttttttcacatgtagCATAATTTAAGCAGCATTTAGTGgtagtgagaaaaaaaaaagaaagtaaaagagGTTCTAATGCTGAAGAGAAAAAGTTTTCATCACCAACAGAAAAAGGATATCACCACATAAAGATAGACTTCCAAGCTTACGTGTTTTTAACTCATACCAACCCCTTTAATGTTGCTGCATACATggagttttttgttttgtgtttttttgtttttttgtttttttgtttttttttttttggtatttttttttatcttatataagattagagaaagagagagagagagaaacagttGACCTAAGTGGTTCATAACTATGATCTTGTTTATCCTtctcttggtaattaaattcaATATCTTAAATTCCCACCACCTATCACTATCAGATATTTGCtcgttttgtttttcttccatATTTTGAGTCTGTCATAGATGAATCGGCTTATAGCCATGACCTTTTATATATTATCCTTCTATTGGTAATTAAATTCAGTATCTTACATTTCCACCCCCTATCACGATGatatttgcttcttcttctttttcccccCATAATTTTGAGTCTTTCATAGATGACATGGCTATCTGTAAAGTGTCTAATACTAAATCTGTTAAAGAGAgcattaaaaaattttgttgtatttttatgatataaaaTGATACCGTTAAAATGTAAATCTCACAACTATACGATAATAGTAATAGAAATACTGCTAGTCAATGGAGCGGTTGCATCggataaatacatatatgtattaatatttaGAAACAACTTGAGGATGTCACATCTACTGAATCCAGTCTTGATTGACAAAATGGAATTATAATGTAGTTTGAGTcgtatggaaaaatattttctaaaggTTTTTTCAGGAAGATGCAAGCAACCTTGAGCTTGTTTACCCCATATCTTCAAGTTGGGAAGCATCATATTATCCCAACAGAAcataaatgatatattattgTTGCCAAAATCAGTAGGTTCCCTTAACTCTTTCTCtatataaatgatatattattgTTGTTCACTTTcctcttttgttgtttttgttttgctcCGAGCATACACTCCTTTTGTTGATCAATTACTAAGCTGACTGATAAATACattgtttaaaaatttcaatatttgtgAATGTAGAaaatgtgcatttctttgttgGAACGATTGAAATAActctccaaatttttttttcttttttgatttagATTAAGCTAAAAGTTATAAATACTGCTTTTGTTTCTAACCCCTTTATTACTAgagatttgttatttttctattaaaaataacatatttttcctTAGCTTTTTattaaatcttttatttatttatgtatttatttttattattattatttttaccctAACACATGAAAACTAGGGCGGGGAACAATGCCACGGCGGACTTTTATTTGATGTTGTTATCAGATTTAAGGTACAACATGAGaactaaaaaatttatcttatataAGTCCAATATTTGTGCTCTAGAAATTAtgtaagaaaattttttttcctttccaagcAGTACCAGACTGGTTATATACAATTTCAGAGCCGTTATCATGCTTCCATAACTGAAACTGTATCAAGGTTACCATGATTTTAAGGAGTTTGCTTTGTTGAAATTGAACAATCTGCTGCACTTAAAAGAGTAGAATACGCAGAGTGTTTAGGCATAGCTAAACTCGCCCTTTCGTTGCTGAAGATCGAAACAACCTCTGACATACTTGGCCTGTTTCCTGCACTTTCTTGAACACACAGCAGACCCAACTGAATGCACACCATCATATCGTTCTCTGGACATAAACCATCTAATGTTGGATCCATTAACTCCATGCATCTCCCATCATTCCATAACTCCCATGCCTTCACAGTTTTCACTTTATAAGTTAAACAAGTCAAATACATAATATAGCCGCATAAGAATAGTAGAGATACTAAGCCAATTCCCCTGTTTTCTCACTTACATATCCAAGCAAGTCCAATGAGCAGTCTGGCTCACAAAATGTTGCATTCTTCCTGCCACTCAAAATCTCCAACAAAATTACTCCAAAGCTAAATACATCGGATTTCGTGGAGTAATGTCCATGCACTGCATACTCTGGTGACATGTAACCACTGGTCTCAATGCCAAAAAGAAGAAGGATAAAAGATTATTCTACTTGCTTTTAAATTGAAGTCACTCACATATGGGGGCATGGTATGCTGCAATTTGTCATGTTTAATATCAATGTCAAAGATGCATGAGTTACTTACAATGATCCAGCGACCCTCTTTGTTTCGTTTCTACTTTTGTTGTCTAAAACAATTCTTGCCATTCCGAAATCTGATATTTTGGGGTTCATGTAATCATCCAACAAGATGTTGCTGGTTTTCAGGTCACGGTGAATAATTCTTAATCTTGAGTACTTGTGAAGATAAAGAAGACCTTGGGCAATCCCCTTTATGATGTGTTTGCGTTTCCTCCAATCGAGTAGCTGTTGCTTCACTGGATCTGCAGATTCAACCACTAgagataaatcaataaaataaaaactaaagtgGAAATGTTTATCAATGAATTACATACCAAATATGAAAGAGTCCAAGCTTCTGTTAGGCATGTACTCATAGATTAAtatcttttcttctctctcaaTGCAACAACCCAAGAGTTTGACAAGATTTCTGTGCTGCAGCTTAGAAATCAACTCTACCTCACTCTTGAATTCTGCCATTCCTTGTCCAGAATTTTTTGACAGCCTTTTGACTGCAATTTCATACCCTTGTAGCTTTCCCTGAAACAAAATGCAGATTACTAGTATATAATTACAACTAAGAATCTACCATCTTGTAGTTGCTTGCATCCAGTTTTTTGCCAATGTTGGAAGATtcatagaaaatggaaaaagaaaatgttgtgTTGCCTAACTTACATACCTTATAAACAGGTCCATACCCACCCTCACCAAGCTTATTCAAAACAGAGAAGTTATCGGTGGCTTTCACTACACTAGAAAAACTAAGCCGAGGAAGCTCATGATCATTCTTCCTGCTGAGTTCAATAAGGTTTGCTCCACTAGGATCATCATTGTTTGTACTTATCTGGGATGTTAAAGATGTGTGAACTTCTCTGGTTCCTACTTGGCTCCTATTTATTCCTGTAAATATGGAGAAAATTTTCATTGCAAggcaatttttttgaaattgtgGACCAATATAGAAGTTGGATTTGGTACCTGAACAGTTGAATTTTACCcataagcaaaataaaaatttgatagaaaTCATCAAAATCAAAGGAATCAGTAGGACGATGATGATGGTTACTATCTTCCTCTTTTTCTCATTAtctgaagaaagaaaagaatgaaCACTCTCATATTTTACACAGACCAAAGGAAATTAACATCAGAATACATAAAATCTGGAAAGATGTctcaaagaaattgaaaatggaaaCATATCACTTCATCGCTAACTGGGAAGTAGAGGCAGAGAACAGTTTTGAAAGATTAAACTGACAATTCTTCTGATTCTGGACAACCACAAAACTTATTGGCTTGATTTGAATCACTATCTAATTATAATTAGAGTTGTTCATCTTAATACTTTGCATCTATTGAAAAGCTTACCAGAATTAGAAGCGTCTGAACGTATATGAATGGTTTTGTTTCCTCTCCCTTTGTTGTTAAGAAGATCTGCTTTATGTCCACTGAGAAGTTCACATCCAGTTCCATCATCATCAAAAGAAGCATATGCAACACATGAACAATTGCTCTTGCACGTTAGCTCACAGTCTCTTGGACCCATGTGACCTTCCCAAGTAACTACCATTGAATTTGGGATTAACCCTTTGATGTCTGAGAAATTATCGCCATCTTTGCATATTGATGGCTTAAATAGCCAGCACCCTGTAGAATTGTGCGGCAGCATGGTATCACATAGGGAATAATTCACACTTGAGATGTCCTGACCCACCATCCTGAACTCGTTGATTGACCCATCTGAAGCTAAAACAAACCATGAAATTATGTTACTTTCTCTGCTGTTTAAAGTGAGGTAAATATCTTTGCTGTTTGATACAAAGCTAAAGTTTTGATGATTATCTAATGAGCTTTGGAAAAAGAATCTGAATACATGGCCATCCCAAAAGCCAATGTGTTGGTAAGCACGGCCTTTGTGCCAGACATTAAACTTTGTCCTGTCACTTGCATCAAGGCCAAGATAATAAAAACCTCTATTAGGATCGGAAGGACTTAACCATGATGAAAGATACAGTGTCCTTGGATAATCTGTGTCTATATTAAACCACCCCAAGTTCATCCCAGGGAGAAATGTGTCAGTCGGGTAATCAAAGCTCTGCCATATGGTCTTTTGTCCATCCATCAGAATTAGGTTCCCTGAATCAAGTAATTTTGCACTTGTCTTGTTACTTGTTGCTACTGCTCCAGCATTGACAATAATTGAAATTGTTCTTGCATCACTCATGACCAAGTTCCCATCATACGATATTCTAAGAATTGCAGAGGTATACCCGAGTGGATTTTCTCTGTTTGCAACCCAGACTGGCTTTTGGTTTCTGTCATTCTTTAGCCAGATTCCCAGGTACTGATAACCTGATTTACTGGAAGTGAAAAAGTCCAGCTCAAACACCCCAACAGCAGAAATCAATGTTTCATTGCTATGTAAAATATTTCCAGGTCTGAGTGTGTCTAGGGAATGAgataaacaaagaaaacagCACAAGATACAGCAAGAAACAAAAGAAGCTTTGGATGTTTTCATGTTAGACACAAAAAAGGAGATGGAAAGTCTAAGCAGATATCGAACAAAAGCAATTACTAGTATATGCCTTTTTTACTGTACTTTGTATTATATGCAACATGTATgttttgttttctctctctGAATTAAAAATCCGACCCCTAAAGAATGGTTTATCTGCGAACTAAGATAGTCAAACTCGAAATGAATGATTGACTTAACAATTAGTATGATACCTAACCGAAGAAGATCTCCCATTTTAAAAAgtaagaacaatttttttttgaatattagcTTTAGCATTGATTGTGTATTTATAAAATAGGTAGCAAAGAACATTTCAAAGCATCATGTAGGAGTAGTGGGAACAGAAAGGGAAACGTTCGAGGTTCTCATTCACAAGAGAAAAAGTTCTTATTTTCAAgagaaaatgacaaattaaataACTAATTACAGACTGATATAAAGTTGGAACTTGCACAACCCAGTCTTATATGCAGAAGTTATGAAAAGTTGAGTCAACAATTGACGTAAGTGGCTAATAATTATTCTCATCATCCTACTAGCTTGATTTGATTGGTaatgaaatgaaatttaatttccttcacCGACAAAATTATATCTCATAGATAATATAAAGAAACAATGGcagtttttctatattttgagtCTTCGATGGAGAATTGTTTGGGTGCAACAAACTAACAATAAAAATTGgtgaaaacagaaacaaaagaaatttcctagtactttcatgagaatGAAAACCAATCACATGAAAGTCTTAAAACCATAGAGCATGATTATAAATGAAGCAGTCTGCATTGGATAAACAAATAAGTGTATGAATTTGTTGAAAGCATTTCTTTGGGGTTGAACAATCAAATTCAAAGACAATAAGATATGTTCCAATTAAAATACCCAGTTTGTTGACAATGTGACatgaaaatgtataaaatacCCAGTTTGTTGACAATGTGACATGAAAATGTATATACTATGTAGCTTGAAGTTTGAattcttttggaaaaatattacaGAAAGGTTGGTGGGTTTCATTGACAATGTAAGAAATAGTTTAACATTCTATGGAAGTCaaaaaagtattaaataatCAGATTAATAACAGAAGGAACCACCATAAATGAATTCGTTCTCATGAACGAATTTTGTCTTTACATTGcataaagttataaaaaaaaaaaaaaaaaaattaatcctaCTAATTTTGCAGATAAAAgttgaatctttctttcctcagGAATGACATCATACTATCAC includes the following:
- the LOC107428904 gene encoding G-type lectin S-receptor-like serine/threonine-protein kinase CES101 isoform X1, which codes for MKTSKASFVSCCILCCFLCLSHSLDTLRPGNILHSNETLISAVGVFELDFFTSSKSGYQYLGIWLKNDRNQKPVWVANRENPLGYTSAILRISYDGNLVMSDARTISIIVNAGAVATSNKTSAKLLDSGNLILMDGQKTIWQSFDYPTDTFLPGMNLGWFNIDTDYPRTLYLSSWLSPSDPNRGFYYLGLDASDRTKFNVWHKGRAYQHIGFWDGHVFRFFFQSSLDNHQNFSFVSNSKDIYLTLNSRESNIISWFVLASDGSINEFRMVGQDISSVNYSLCDTMLPHNSTGCWLFKPSICKDGDNFSDIKGLIPNSMVVTWEGHMGPRDCELTCKSNCSCVAYASFDDDGTGCELLSGHKADLLNNKGRGNKTIHIRSDASNSDNEKKRKIVTIIIVLLIPLILMISIKFLFCLWVKFNCSGINRSQVGTREVHTSLTSQISTNNDDPSGANLIELSRKNDHELPRLSFSSVVKATDNFSVLNKLGEGGYGPVYKGKLQGYEIAVKRLSKNSGQGMAEFKSEVELISKLQHRNLVKLLGCCIEREEKILIYEYMPNRSLDSFIFDPVKQQLLDWRKRKHIIKGIAQGLLYLHKYSRLRIIHRDLKTSNILLDDYMNPKISDFGMARIVLDNKSRNETKRVAGSFGYMSPEYAVHGHYSTKSDVFSFGVILLEILSGRKNATFCEPDCSLDLLGYAWELWNDGRCMELMDPTLDGLCPENDMMVCIQLGLLCVQESAGNRPSMSEVVSIFSNERASLAMPKHSAYSTLLSAADCSISTKQTP
- the LOC107428904 gene encoding G-type lectin S-receptor-like serine/threonine-protein kinase CES101 isoform X2; amino-acid sequence: MSDARTISIIVNAGAVATSNKTSAKLLDSGNLILMDGQKTIWQSFDYPTDTFLPGMNLGWFNIDTDYPRTLYLSSWLSPSDPNRGFYYLGLDASDRTKFNVWHKGRAYQHIGFWDGHVFRFFFQSSLDNHQNFSFVSNSKDIYLTLNSRESNIISWFVLASDGSINEFRMVGQDISSVNYSLCDTMLPHNSTGCWLFKPSICKDGDNFSDIKGLIPNSMVVTWEGHMGPRDCELTCKSNCSCVAYASFDDDGTGCELLSGHKADLLNNKGRGNKTIHIRSDASNSDNEKKRKIVTIIIVLLIPLILMISIKFLFCLWVKFNCSGINRSQVGTREVHTSLTSQISTNNDDPSGANLIELSRKNDHELPRLSFSSVVKATDNFSVLNKLGEGGYGPVYKGKLQGYEIAVKRLSKNSGQGMAEFKSEVELISKLQHRNLVKLLGCCIEREEKILIYEYMPNRSLDSFIFDPVKQQLLDWRKRKHIIKGIAQGLLYLHKYSRLRIIHRDLKTSNILLDDYMNPKISDFGMARIVLDNKSRNETKRVAGSFGYMSPEYAVHGHYSTKSDVFSFGVILLEILSGRKNATFCEPDCSLDLLGYAWELWNDGRCMELMDPTLDGLCPENDMMVCIQLGLLCVQESAGNRPSMSEVVSIFSNERASLAMPKHSAYSTLLSAADCSISTKQTP